Proteins from one Sander lucioperca isolate FBNREF2018 chromosome 16, SLUC_FBN_1.2, whole genome shotgun sequence genomic window:
- the trim46b gene encoding tripartite motif-containing 46b isoform X1 encodes MKSLEHELHCTVCKDIVKQPVVLPCQHSVCLMCASEVLVANGYPPPDLPPEPNSPASTPNTRSPRQARRTPKAEQRPIDRVLRAGPHPPSPSMPRSPGYGTYPGRRRKEGPPVVMMFPCIPCGRDVELGERGLADCLRNLTLERIVERYRHTVSLGSVAVMCQFCKPPQALEATKGCADCRTNFCNECFKLYHPWGTPRAQHEHIQPTLNFRPKVLTCPEHDQEKLQFYCRSCQRLLCPLCKLRRIHTGHKILPVAHAYQALKEKITKEMNHILSNQDTVLGQITQLESSITQTEVNGVSAREQLAQSIRDLTAALAERHASLTQALEEARKKRGEALAAQVAERRGLMEHAGLMAFTQELLKETDQPCFVQAARQTHNRFSKAIENLQHFTLAADPSFRHFQLDVSKELKLLTELNFIQAPLAPVIDTQRTLAYDQLFLCWRLPQDSAPAWHFSVEYRRRGVVPGGAGRGGIRGGLSAARWGWQRLDEVSGTSAVIDRLEMDSVYVLRVRGCNKAGYGEYSEEVYLHTPPAPVLNFYLDSRWGLHADRLVVSKEQRCARSVPGLSLLQAADHALTSCHLTSDLLVGDVAITQGRHYWACSVEPGSYLVKVGVGLESKLQEWFHLPQDMASPRYDPDSGHDSGAEDALDSAPPFCFLTMGMGKIYLPQHNHHHSSHGNGIRDPITNGPSSPTGHTYPLPPRLGVCLDFEKGRVTFYDAHSLRPLWEGHVDCSGPVCPAFCFIGGGALQLQELVANRNADQTPVRRVTIQPRVSN; translated from the exons ATGAAGAGCCTGGAGCATGAGCTGCATTGCACTGTGTGTAAGGACATTGTTAAACAGCCTGTCGTCCTGCCATGCCAGCACAGCGTCTGCCTCATGTGTGCCTCGGAGGTCTTAGTGGCAAACGGCTACCCGCCTCCAGATCTTCCCCCAGAGCCAAACTCCCCAGCTTCCACACCCAACACCCGCTCACCCCGTCAGGCCCGAAGGACACCTAAAGCTGAGCAGCGACCTATTGACCGCGTGCTGCGGGCAG GTCCCCACCCGCCTTCACCATCCATGCCCCGGTCTCCAGGATATGGGACGTATCCAGGGCGACGCCGTAAGGAGGGCCCACCTGTGGTGATGATGTTCCCCTGTATCCCCTGCGGCCGAGATGTGGAGCTGGGAGAGAGGGGCCTTGCAGACTGCCTGCGCAACCTCACCTTGGAGCGTATAGTCGAGAG GTACAGACACACAGTGAGTCTGGGCAGTGTGGCTGTGATGTGTCAGTTTTGTAAGCCTCCTCAAGCTCTGGAGGCCACCAAGGGCTGCGCTGACTGCAGGACCAATTTCTGTAATGAGTGTTTCAAGCTGTATCACCCGTGGGGGACGCCACGGgcacaacatgaacatatccAGCCTACGCTCAACTTCAGACCAAAG GTTCTGACCTGTCCGGAGCATGACCAGGAGAAACTACAGTTCTATTGTAGGTCCTGTCAGCGGCTGCTTTGTCCTCTCTGCAAACTGCGACGCATACACACCGGTCACAAAATCCTGCCAGTGGCCCACGCATACCAAGCCCTGAAG GAGAAGATTACGAAGGAGATGAACCACATTTTGTCCAACCAGGACACAGTTCTGGGCCAGATTACCCAGCTGGAGAGTTCCATCACTCAGACTGAG GTAAACGGTGTGTCAGCCAGAGAGCAGCTGGCTCAGAGCATCAGGGATCTGACGGCTGCTCTGGCCGAGCGCCACGCTTCGCTCACCCAGGCTCTGGAAGAGGCACGGAAGAAGCGAGGCGAGGCGTTGGCTGCTCAAGTGGCGGAGAGACGGGGCTTGATGGAACACGCAGGGCTCATGGCGTTTACGCAAGAGCTGTTGAAAGAAACAGACCAGCCCTGCTTTGTGCAGGCTGCTCGCCAGACTCATAACAG GTTCAGCAAAGCAATTGAGAATCTTCAGCATTTCACTCTGGCTGCTGATCCATCCTTCAGACACTTCCAGCTGGATGTCTCCAAAGAACTCAAACTCCTGACAGAGTTGAACTTCATCCAGG CTCCACTGGCTCCAGTGATTGATACCCAGCGTACCCTGGCCTATGACCAGCTCTTCCTATGCTGGCGACTGCCCCAAGACTCTGCACCCGCCTGGCACTTCTCCGTCGAGTATCGCCGTCGGGGTGTGGTACCGGGAGGAGCGGGTCGAGGCGGGATCAGAGGAGGACTGTCGGCCGCCCGCTGGGGCTGGCAGCGATTGGATGAAGTGAGTGGGACCAGCGCTGTGATTGACAGGTTGGAGATGGACAGCGTGTATGTGCTACGGGTTAGAGGCTGCAACAAGGCGGGCTACGGGGAGTACAGCGAGGAGGTGTACCTGCACACCCCACCAGCACCAG TGCTCAACTTCTACCTGGACTCTCGCTGGGGTCTCCATGCCGACCGACTAGTAGTCAGTAAAGAGCAGCGCTGTGCTCGCAGCGTCCCTGGTCTCTCCCTGCTGCAGGCCGCTGACCACGCTCTCACTTCCTGTCACTTGACCTCAGACCTATTGGTGGGGGATGTGGCTATTACACAGGGACGGCACTACTGGGCATGCTCAGTGGAGCCTGGCTCTTACCTTGTGAAG GTGGGAGTTGGTCTGGAATCCAAACTGCAGGAGTGGTTTCACCTCCCACAAGACATGGCCAGTCCCCG CTACGACCCAGACAGCGGCCATGACAGCGGAGCAGAGGATGCTCTGGACTCTGCTCCACCATTCTGCTTCCTCACTATGGGGATGGGTAAGATCTACCTCCCCCAGCACAACCATCACCACAGTAGCCATGGGAACGGTATCCGAGACCCCATCACCAACGGCCCCTCCTCACCCACAGGCCACACCTACCCGCTGCCGCCCCGACTCGGAGTGTGCCTTGACTTTGAGAAAGGTCGCGTCACTTTCTATGATGCCCACTCTCTGCGGCCTTTATGGGAAGGTCATGTGGATTGCTCCGGCCCCGTGTGCCCGGCGTTCTGTTTCATTGGTGGCGGGGCTCTGCAGCTGCAGGAGCTGGTAGCCAATCGCAATGCAGATCAGACTCCGGTCAGAAGGGTAACCATCCAACCCCGTGTCTCTAATTGA